Below is a window of Pangasianodon hypophthalmus isolate fPanHyp1 chromosome 28, fPanHyp1.pri, whole genome shotgun sequence DNA.
aaggaatacttccCCTGAAACATGCTAATCTGTTACGCCACTTTGAATAATGATGAATAGTCACATAACTAGATTTACTATTAGTACTAATGTGCAGCAGTCATGCACATCACAAATCAGTTCAAAACCTGACATATGTAAGAGGAAAGGTCATTTTGGTAACTTAATATAATTGTTCATGTGATTTCCTGCAAATGTAGGCTGGTTGAGTACTGGTGGAGTCAAACTGCCAGACACAGGAAGCTCAGTAACAGCATAAACCTTTGAAACCTTATGATACTTGAGTCATTAAGCAATAGGCAGAGTTACTAAAGTTACTCAGTGATTGTCGTAAAACGGTACGGCATTAGTGCCACAAtagatatgattaaaaaaaaccaaatgttCATGATCATCCTGATGGATCAGTTTTCCACACTctaagaaagaaatgagagaacaATGAAATGTCTCTAACCTTTGATGAAGTAGTCGCGGTTGGGTCCAATGAGAGTGTTGTAAGGATAGCCGTAGTAGGCGAGGGTGTAGGGATCACACTGATACACAAAATTTTGCTGAGTACTGTCACTACTGGTCATGGTTCCCTTGGATGCTTTCTGGTAGCGAGTGTACTGCTCCTTGTCTACAGGCTTGGCCAATGTCACCTCAATACATGACCCTTCGATTTCTGTACCGTTCAGGTTGTCCATAGCCACCACCGCATCGTCCCGGCTGGTAAAGTGCACGAAGGCGTAGTCACGGATCTTCTTCACTCGTTCAACGCAGCCCGGGTTGAACTGGCTGAAGATCTTGCGGAGGGTCTCCTCGCTGGTCTCAATCATCAAGTTGCGCACGTACAGGATCTTCACCGTTTCCATGATGTCCTCGTCGACGTCAATTTCTGGTTCTGCCCAGTCGACAGCAATTTGGTGACCCCAGAGCTGCGTGTACAAAATAGTCATAGAAAAAGGTTAAAGTCATAAAAAACACTCTGGTACTTTTAAAGAGACAACCTTTGGATAATGGTCTGTCTTTCGGCGTATGCCAGAGACGCCAGACCCATTCAACTGCCATAATTTTAAACCTTAATCACTAGGGTCTGTTGTAAAAAAGTGTCACTGACTGGAGATATATATTATCAGAGGTCTTCAAAAGCAGGTTTGCACAAATTATGTCTTACCTGAATACGCCCAGGCATGAGTTTCCTCCTGGCCATGGCAGCTGCACGATGGGACTCGTACTCTACAAAGGCAAAGCCACGattcttcattttgtctgcaGCACTTGCATAAACAATCACATCCAGCACCCCTTCTGTCACTTTGGAGACTTCCTCCAGAATCTCCTCTCGCTTCTTGGTCTTGGGAATTCCACCAATAAATAGGCGGCAGTTGTCTACACTTGAGCAGACCCCCAGCAACCGTCCAGGGCGCACTTCGTAGTTGTTTAGCTCTCTCACGGCGCGTTTAGCCTCGTGTTTCTGCGTGTACATAACAAAGGCATAGCCACGGTTTTTGCCATCGAAGTCCATCATCAGGCGCATCTCATAGATCCTGCCCACTGACTCAAACACCGGCACCAACTCGTCTTCGTAAACATCACGCGGGATCTTGCCCACGAAGATCTCACAGCCACGTGGGGGGGAGGTGCCTTGCCAGCCAGGGGGTGGGCCATATTTGCGTTGTCCGTTCTCTTGCACCATCTTGTAGCCTGTGCGCTCCATCAGAGCCAACAGGGCCGCTTCGTTAGGGGCTCCAGCAACACCATCTGGAATGGATCCATGGGGGATCGGATGATTGTTGGCAGCGTTAGATTTGGAGGAGGGGCTAGAGTTACTCATGGTGACGGCAGAGGCGGAGTCTTCTGCTGTCATTCTGACACAAGCTTCCAATCAGAGCTGGAGTCTGATGAAAGAGGAGCATTTGGTTAGTATCTTACAGTTTCTGTTAGCGCcctaactgattattttcctataacgccatgtcctgaagtgtttgattcctcttatactacagcagtttgccaaggATTGCAATTTTTAcgcattaaagaatgacacatcaaaCAAATTCATACAAAGcatgtatgaattaacatgagctagctagctagcaaactacTAAATCAAAAAAAAGAGTAGTTGACTATGGTAGCTGTATATTATTGATAATGGAGGTGGCGTACTTCTGCATGGCTCATTTGCTTAGTTAACATGagaacaaaatagaaaatagaacaTTTTCTGACTCGTGTCAATTTTAGTGTAATTCCAGTTATTACCAgacttattattaaattatcttTTTAATTACCCAAGggaattattactacagtagtagtagttttacTCATTTCTTCACTACCTGCTGATTCCACACTCATAAATCAACAGCTTGGTGATTCACAGCTATAATATAATGAAACTCCTTCTCTTGGCCCCTtaccactacacacagacacacattcactaaacaaaacaaaaaaaaccttaaatccTGTTCTCAAATTAAAGCCGCCTAATAACACCAGCTAAGCCGCATGGACCTACATTCTTCAGAACGGAAAAAATCTCCCAAATACCCAAATCCCCTGGTCTGGATTTCTCCTGACACAGCAGCAGAAAATAGAAAAACTGTACAAAGGTCAGGGTTAACTTTGTAAATTCACATCGTTCAGCAGGTTAGTGTTAAGTGTAGTTTTAGTATTTGATTTAAGTGTTTGCTGAGATTTATCAGTGAGCTGGACGCTGACGTATCTGCTGAGCGTGAGGAGGTTAGGTTGCTTAGTAATCGTGCCATTGTTATATAAACGCAGTGGGCTGACCCAACGGCCCACACATATCTTAACATGGAATAAATGTagacacacattaaaacactgTGCTCGTTCTCtagccctcacacacacacacacacacacacaccacacgcacACTTCTCCGTGGTCACGTCAGCACTATAAAGTATAAAAAGCAATAGTGTAAAGGTCAGCAATAAGTAATCTTTCCAGGTTTACAAGATTTCAAGCACtcacatgtaacacacacagacacacacacacacacacacacacacaattagtaCCTGCAAGTTTCATCGTCTGCTCCGAGAGGTGCACTGTATAAGCATGTGACTGAGTGTGATGACTGAATAATAGACAAGTCAGCAGAACTAACccaaaactcacacacacacacttcctcatccacatacacagacatacacatacaaaagCAGTATCTTGGATCTAGGCCAAGCAGAAACAGGAAGAGTAAGGGACTGGCCTATCACGAGGCAACTGATGGATAGACAAGTCATAGTCCCCGTTCCTGCTCGTCTGAAGACGTTGCTCAAAATGGCACCACTCCCTGAATTCAGGGGTTAAAAGTTTCTGTGCAGAAAAGTAACTCACAATTGAGGGATTAGTAGCAATTAAAAAAGAATTCGCAgcctatgtatgtgtgtgaggtgtgtgtgtgtttgtgtttgtgtgtgtgtgtgcgtgtgtgtgtgtgtgtgtgcgcgtgtgttccCGTGAGGGGAAAATCAAGAGTGAATTACAACTCAGCAGAAATGAAGAGGTCGGAGCAAAGAAGAGGCTGTGTGCTGGAAGGATGTGGACgatttgtgtgcttgtgtatgtgtgtgtgtgtgtgtgtgtgtgtgtgtggtgtgtgtggtgtgtgagcaCACACGTATATGTCTGTATTTTCTGGAAGTGAAACTGTTAAAGTCCCAGTTCCGTTAAGAGGTGGTAGGAACAGCTggaagtgaaaagagagagagagacagagggagagagagagagagagagagagagagagagtgagtgaaagagaaaggtTTCAATCATTTTCCAGCCTCCGTTTCTCACTGAATCTCAGGCAATATTTGacctttatgtgtgtgtgtgtgtgtgtgtgtgtgtgtgtgagagagagagagagagagagagagagagaaaaagagagagggagagagagggagagagagggagagagagagagggagaaaccTGAGGCAGCAGCAGGTGGATGATTAACTTACACAAATCACTGCCTACTTGCACAtgaacacgaacacacacacacacacacacacacacacacacatacacacacacacacacacacacacacatgcgcgcattTGTCATACTAtacttgtgaggaccttccactgacataattattaatgcagctaattaatgtaacactacacctaaacctaactcTAAACTTAACCTCAGAAACCaaaacataatatttacatatattggtggtttttctatttaaataaaagctgaggtttttttattaaaaaaaaaaaaaaaacactgacaaaaaaaagtgtttgccTCATGGGTACCAgacaaatgtccccacaaggtcaaaactgaaaaatgataACTGCGACTAACTTGTATTTCAGATGttcaacattaaaaaacataaattaattaaaaaaaaataaaaattcatgatGCCTAGTGGGGACCAACCAAATGTCCCCATGAGGaaaggaatatctgacagttttgaccttgtgggaacatttggtccccaagatataaaaaaacatacacacaaacaagagagagcaagagagagagagagagagagagagagaagaaagaaatgaatagtCCATTCTTGGAGGAAATATTTCAGCCAACTCCAGGTCCCCACTAATCCCCTCCccacttctcacacacacacacacagagaaagtcaTAAGtaacactgtatatgtgtgtgtgtgtgcagtgcgcAGGTTTTGTAGCCGGATCATATGAGGTATCATGAAGCTGGTACTCGTTATTGCTTTACTGCTATGCCTTTAATGGGTAATTGACTTTACAATGAGTGatacacactgcagtgtgtgaagaGTTAATGAGTTTATGGCAGGCGTGTTTATCTGGGACACTGATTGTCACAAGGACCTGATCTTTGACTTTCTGCAGATGAAAATGATAGCtacatagagacacacacacacacacacacacacacgtacacatacatCAGCTTTGTCTAGATTGGTTGACCAAACTGACTACTTGAAAAAGAACTGTAGGACAACGCATTAAAAACAATTGGCCATAATTCAGTCACTCTAGTTTTCTTCACATGGTTGTTTATCTCATCAGATGCATTTGtgtaaatgatttagctgaaaGCAGCTCATCGGGCCAGACGCTAGCTATCGGCCAAGAGACATTGGacagtgtttattctctgtgcCAAATTCAGTAGCGATAACGTGAAACGTCAGTAGCCGTGAATGAATTGGTAATGGTTAAGCAGTAAACAGCAACTGTTGTCAcatttcagtcatgttagtcGCTTATTCCGACTTTCGTAAGCGAGGAATTTCACGTAGCTGGACCTTCACTAACGTGAACTGGTCTATTCTATAGGTTTtagcaaaagaaaagagaaatgaaagtgCAAAGCAATGCTGACCTCCAGCTCACCACCACTGATAGGACGTGAACAAGCAAACACACTGTCAGATACTCCAGTCTCTATTACTGAGACACTCAGGGTCACACTAATCACAACAATACTGTCATATCACTTATTATTCACACTAATCACGATAGCACAATAACTAATTTCAATAACACTGTAATATCACTTGTTATTCACACTAATTCCAATAACAC
It encodes the following:
- the rbm47 gene encoding RNA-binding protein 47 isoform X2, yielding MTAEDSASAVTMSNSSPSSKSNAANNHPIPHGSIPDGVAGAPNEAALLALMERTGYKMVQENGQRKYGPPPGWQGTSPPRGCEIFVGKIPRDVYEDELVPVFESVGRIYEMRLMMDFDGKNRGYAFVMYTQKHEAKRAVRELNNYEVRPGRLLGVCSSVDNCRLFIGGIPKTKKREEILEEVSKVTEGVLDVIVYASAADKMKNRGFAFVEYESHRAAAMARRKLMPGRIQLWGHQIAVDWAEPEIDVDEDIMETVKILYVRNLMIETSEETLRKIFSQFNPGCVERVKKIRDYAFVHFTSRDDAVVAMDNLNGTEIEGSCIEVTLAKPVDKEQYTRYQKASKGTMTSSDSTQQNFVYQCDPYTLAYYGYPYNTLIGPNRDYFIKGTVRGRGRAGAANRGPGPRGSYLGGYSAGRGIYSRYHEGKTKVPEKPYELMPSLELAAVNPVGIKPGTMTLPALGAQYPTVFSAAPAATKLVEEGKIHPVEHLINPLALQHDHSAAPSTAAVIPAVSTPPPFQGRPITPVYAVAHNVPRIPAAAAAGLYGASYVPIAAHNTAALAALQKNAAVAAAAYGGYAGYVPQTFPAATFQVPIHDVYPTY
- the rbm47 gene encoding RNA-binding protein 47 isoform X1, which gives rise to MTAEDSASAVTMSNSSPSSKSNAANNHPIPHGSIPDGVAGAPNEAALLALMERTGYKMVQENGQRKYGPPPGWQGTSPPRGCEIFVGKIPRDVYEDELVPVFESVGRIYEMRLMMDFDGKNRGYAFVMYTQKHEAKRAVRELNNYEVRPGRLLGVCSSVDNCRLFIGGIPKTKKREEILEEVSKVTEGVLDVIVYASAADKMKNRGFAFVEYESHRAAAMARRKLMPGRIQLWGHQIAVDWAEPEIDVDEDIMETVKILYVRNLMIETSEETLRKIFSQFNPGCVERVKKIRDYAFVHFTSRDDAVVAMDNLNGTEIEGSCIEVTLAKPVDKEQYTRYQKASKGTMTSSDSTQQNFVYQCDPYTLAYYGYPYNTLIGPNRDYFIKAGTVRGRGRAGAANRGPGPRGSYLGGYSAGRGIYSRYHEGKTKVPEKPYELMPSLELAAVNPVGIKPGTMTLPALGAQYPTVFSAAPAATKLVEEGKIHPVEHLINPLALQHDHSAAPSTAAVIPAVSTPPPFQGRPITPVYAVAHNVPRIPAAAAAGLYGASYVPIAAHNTAALAALQKNAAVAAAAYGGYAGYVPQTFPAATFQVPIHDVYPTY
- the rbm47 gene encoding RNA-binding protein 47 isoform X3, whose translation is MTAEDSASAVTMSNSSPSSKSNAANNHPIPHGSIPDGVAGAPNEAALLALMERTGYKMVQENGQRKYGPPPGWQGTSPPRGCEIFVGKIPRDVYEDELVPVFESVGRIYEMRLMMDFDGKNRGYAFVMYTQKHEAKRAVRELNNYEVRPGRLLGVCSSVDNCRLFIGGIPKTKKREEILEEVSKVTEGVLDVIVYASAADKMKNRGFAFVEYESHRAAAMARRKLMPGRIQLWGHQIAVDWAEPEIDVDEDIMETVKILYVRNLMIETSEETLRKIFSQFNPGCVERVKKIRDYAFVHFTSRDDAVVAMDNLNGTEIEGSCIEVTLAKPVDKEQYTRYQKASKGTMTSSDSTQQNFVYQCDPYTLAYYGYPYNTLIGPNRDYFIKVTLPALGAQYPTVFSAAPAATKLVEEGKIHPVEHLINPLALQHDHSAAPSTAAVIPAVSTPPPFQGRPITPVYAVAHNVPRIPAAAAAGLYGASYVPIAAHNTAALAALQKNAAVAAAAYGGYAGYVPQTFPAATFQVPIHDVYPTY